The following are encoded in a window of Candidatus Methylomirabilota bacterium genomic DNA:
- a CDS encoding ABC transporter substrate-binding protein yields MRSLRTAVGVFVALTLIFLVGRPAAAAETIRIGYLGPLTGIFAQAGRDMLDGLKLSLEEVSYQAGGRKIELVEEDTEGNSATALAKYRKLVDHDKIHVLTGVLLANVGNSLVPQIERDQLPTLFLTTPDDLTKRKIAKWLLRSNFAASQIMHPLGDYAAKTLKYRRVATVAMDNPFGHEEIGGFQRVFEDGGGKVIQKLWVSLNALDFAPYLTQIEKDVDAVCAVFVAGQAVRFVKQYGESGLRGKVPLIGTGVMTDESALRGMGDEAVGIVGSLLWSPTLQNPANQRFMKLAEAKFGRTPAYFSAIMYSSGRWIAEAAQSLSGQVEDREKLVLAIRRAIERTPDPRGPIKLDEYGNPTENVYIVRVDRAGGKLVNTVIHTYPLVSQFWTYKPEEFLKTPAYSRDYPPVKP; encoded by the coding sequence ATGAGGTCGTTGCGCACTGCCGTTGGCGTCTTCGTGGCGTTGACCCTGATCTTCCTCGTGGGCCGTCCCGCAGCAGCCGCGGAGACCATCCGCATCGGCTACCTCGGCCCCCTGACCGGCATCTTCGCCCAGGCCGGCAGGGACATGCTCGACGGCCTCAAGCTGTCGCTCGAGGAGGTCAGTTACCAGGCGGGTGGCCGCAAGATCGAGCTGGTCGAGGAGGATACCGAGGGCAACTCGGCGACGGCGCTCGCCAAGTACCGTAAGCTCGTCGATCACGACAAGATCCACGTGCTCACGGGCGTCCTCCTCGCGAACGTGGGCAACAGCCTGGTGCCGCAGATCGAGCGCGACCAGCTCCCGACGCTCTTCCTCACCACGCCCGATGACCTGACCAAGCGCAAGATCGCCAAGTGGCTCCTGCGCTCGAACTTCGCGGCGAGCCAGATCATGCATCCGCTCGGCGATTACGCGGCGAAGACGCTGAAGTACCGTCGGGTGGCGACCGTCGCCATGGACAATCCCTTCGGGCACGAGGAGATCGGCGGATTCCAGCGCGTGTTCGAGGACGGCGGGGGCAAGGTCATCCAGAAGCTCTGGGTGTCGCTCAACGCGCTCGACTTCGCGCCGTACCTGACCCAGATCGAGAAGGACGTCGACGCCGTCTGCGCCGTCTTCGTGGCGGGCCAGGCCGTACGCTTCGTGAAGCAGTACGGAGAATCCGGGCTCCGGGGAAAGGTGCCGCTCATCGGCACCGGCGTCATGACCGACGAGAGCGCGCTGCGGGGCATGGGCGACGAGGCGGTCGGGATCGTCGGCTCGCTCCTCTGGAGCCCGACCCTCCAGAACCCCGCCAACCAGCGATTCATGAAGCTCGCCGAGGCGAAGTTCGGGAGAACGCCGGCCTACTTCAGCGCCATCATGTACAGCTCGGGGCGGTGGATAGCCGAGGCCGCGCAGTCCCTGAGCGGCCAGGTCGAGGATCGCGAGAAGCTCGTCCTCGCGATACGTCGCGCCATCGAGCGGACGCCCGATCCGCGTGGACCGATCAAGCTCGACGAGTACGGCAACCCGACGGAAAACGTCTACATCGTCCGCGTGGACAGAGCCGGCGGCAAGCTCGTGAACACCGTCATCCACACCTATCCGCTCGTATCCCAGTTCTGGACGTACAAGCCGGAGGAGTTCCTCAAGACCCCCGCCTACTCGCGCGACTATCCTCCCGTCAAGCCCTGA